In Labilibaculum sp. DW002, one DNA window encodes the following:
- a CDS encoding chondroitinase family polysaccharide lyase: MRLKLLAIGVFISASIPIFAQNTKEELQAPAKILESFEEGIPKGLSATGRAISIDEHRMKQGEKSLKWQWKGNDQIVFDTPIGYHKQRMLGADALEKGDGHGGSLSNPILEDPRGFFMWVYNDEARNQRLRIQFGRENVVDCEFDFNLNFKGWRSIAIAYDRGDMRGVPREDMTRMTINAPATGSGTFFFDMLGTSVTMNPRTVGPNLQLPNIDQHPRLVSQYPHLLMEYSKYRPTYELEKLDKNDIADFRKIEHQVMDLYWPDYNREKNSDDKFAKVKAKYESFQIRREGDKIYGRPLIYQHIMNDHFKELKLPKAEKFDGLMRWRQDFNYVLRDISNLHYYSHNKEIKDELEEMFINLFDYGVDQGFDFGAGLGWLHHYSYNIREYGPAMFIMRDVLKKHKRLNKAIDICRWFYSFNQVYNEQEVYGCAGRVAGNADEIQGLLMPRLLTALMQEDSAEKLRDLRHFSSYFSNITTGYAQALDETFKPDGTVFHHAGHAFGYGGRAINGAVSTMYILSGTSFAASETSYSRMKKVTETYLFQMFTDEIMAPKAFASIRFSNYTLPDLFFPIPAMLALSGKEFDEEMAALYDDLLAKYGKEQDDHKFWTKKLAALRLTKEDYNYTGCKVFPYTCVGMNRQQDDYMISVRAHSKYVYPFESWGKSFQAFPLFIANGYLDVAYPESVDSPTPKNDKWFKGYDWHLWPGVTAVHLPYSEMLTDPGQVRDEAGEYLLSDQAFSGGVSTSYGCGIYAFQFKGHDKFNLQGFTGKKTYFFVKDKVLCLGTDIQSDLTYDVETSLFQTHLEESNVQTNTSFAGEITTFPYAKSMGVKNALWMIDSRNTGFYISDIGEDAELIFKRSEQQNPDHKNKAEVKGNFATAYINHGSAPKNASYQYVLLANADAAKMKAFAERMESKKQPIVVLQQNEEAHVVKLNDENAIAYAVYAKQGAAFRKGVIAAVNKQATFLVKKDGQNLVVSVADPDLNIYDGQDDLLPDGSRCELSIYEREWFFWKSKSTKVQLTLKGNWKIEKQLKEMETAQEKKAKIVSVDKNKTVIEFECRDGLSAEVLLVQ; encoded by the coding sequence ATGAGATTAAAGCTACTTGCAATTGGGGTGTTTATTTCCGCTAGCATTCCAATTTTTGCTCAGAATACAAAGGAAGAATTGCAGGCTCCGGCTAAAATTCTAGAAAGTTTCGAAGAGGGAATTCCCAAAGGATTATCGGCCACAGGTCGAGCCATTTCCATCGATGAACATCGAATGAAGCAAGGTGAGAAATCTTTGAAATGGCAATGGAAAGGGAACGATCAAATTGTATTTGATACACCCATTGGCTACCACAAACAAAGAATGTTGGGAGCAGATGCTTTGGAAAAAGGAGATGGACATGGCGGTTCGCTTAGCAATCCAATTTTGGAAGATCCGAGGGGATTTTTTATGTGGGTGTATAACGATGAGGCAAGAAATCAGCGTTTGCGCATTCAGTTCGGACGTGAGAATGTTGTTGATTGCGAATTCGATTTCAACCTGAATTTTAAAGGCTGGAGAAGCATTGCAATTGCTTACGATCGTGGCGATATGCGTGGTGTTCCTCGCGAAGACATGACAAGAATGACCATTAATGCGCCGGCTACAGGTTCGGGAACTTTCTTTTTCGATATGTTGGGCACTTCGGTTACGATGAATCCGCGAACGGTAGGGCCAAATCTGCAATTGCCAAACATCGATCAGCACCCACGCTTGGTTTCTCAATATCCGCATTTGTTAATGGAGTACAGTAAATACAGGCCAACTTATGAATTGGAAAAGTTAGACAAAAATGACATTGCAGATTTTAGAAAAATAGAACATCAGGTGATGGATCTGTATTGGCCAGACTACAATCGTGAAAAAAACAGCGATGATAAGTTTGCTAAGGTGAAGGCGAAATACGAGAGCTTTCAGATTAGGCGTGAGGGAGATAAGATTTACGGGCGTCCCTTAATCTATCAGCACATCATGAATGATCATTTTAAAGAGCTAAAATTACCCAAAGCGGAGAAATTTGATGGTTTAATGCGCTGGCGACAGGATTTTAATTACGTTTTGCGCGATATTTCGAACCTGCATTACTATAGCCATAACAAGGAAATAAAGGATGAATTGGAAGAAATGTTCATCAACCTTTTTGATTATGGCGTTGATCAGGGTTTTGATTTTGGAGCTGGTTTGGGGTGGTTGCATCATTATTCTTACAACATTCGCGAATATGGCCCAGCCATGTTTATCATGCGCGATGTACTGAAAAAACACAAGCGATTGAACAAGGCAATTGATATTTGTCGATGGTTTTATTCTTTTAATCAGGTATATAATGAGCAAGAAGTTTATGGGTGTGCAGGGCGTGTTGCTGGTAACGCCGATGAAATTCAAGGTCTGTTGATGCCCCGTTTACTAACTGCTCTAATGCAGGAAGATTCTGCTGAAAAGTTAAGAGATTTGCGTCATTTTTCGTCTTATTTTTCGAACATCACAACGGGCTATGCTCAGGCATTAGACGAAACTTTTAAGCCAGATGGTACGGTTTTTCATCATGCCGGTCATGCTTTTGGTTATGGTGGTCGTGCGATTAATGGTGCGGTTTCTACCATGTACATACTATCGGGAACTTCTTTTGCGGCTAGCGAAACTTCTTATTCTCGAATGAAAAAAGTTACCGAGACCTACTTATTTCAAATGTTTACCGATGAGATTATGGCACCCAAGGCTTTTGCCAGCATTCGTTTTAGCAATTATACTCTGCCAGATTTATTCTTTCCAATCCCTGCAATGTTGGCTCTTTCGGGGAAAGAGTTTGATGAGGAAATGGCCGCTTTGTATGATGATTTGTTAGCGAAATATGGAAAAGAACAGGATGACCATAAGTTCTGGACAAAGAAGTTGGCTGCTTTGCGATTGACAAAAGAGGACTACAATTACACCGGCTGCAAGGTGTTTCCATACACTTGTGTAGGCATGAATCGTCAGCAGGATGATTACATGATTTCGGTTCGAGCACACAGCAAATATGTATACCCCTTCGAAAGTTGGGGGAAATCATTTCAAGCCTTTCCTTTGTTTATCGCCAATGGTTATTTGGATGTTGCTTATCCGGAAAGTGTCGACAGTCCAACACCTAAAAATGATAAATGGTTTAAAGGATACGACTGGCATTTGTGGCCGGGTGTGACAGCTGTACATTTGCCATACAGCGAAATGTTGACCGATCCGGGACAAGTCCGCGATGAGGCGGGAGAGTATTTGTTGAGTGATCAGGCCTTTTCGGGTGGCGTTTCTACTTCTTATGGCTGTGGAATTTACGCCTTTCAATTTAAAGGTCACGACAAGTTTAACTTACAAGGTTTTACGGGTAAAAAAACCTATTTCTTTGTCAAGGATAAAGTACTTTGTTTGGGAACAGATATTCAATCTGATTTGACTTACGATGTAGAAACAAGTCTTTTTCAAACGCATTTAGAGGAAAGTAATGTACAAACCAATACTAGTTTTGCTGGCGAAATCACTACATTTCCATATGCCAAAAGTATGGGTGTTAAGAATGCTTTGTGGATGATTGACAGTAGAAATACTGGTTTTTATATTTCAGATATTGGTGAAGATGCCGAATTGATTTTCAAACGTTCGGAACAGCAGAATCCAGATCACAAGAACAAGGCCGAAGTAAAAGGAAATTTTGCTACTGCCTACATAAATCACGGAAGTGCGCCTAAAAATGCTTCTTACCAATATGTTTTACTAGCTAATGCAGATGCTGCAAAAATGAAAGCATTTGCCGAGCGTATGGAAAGCAAGAAGCAGCCAATTGTAGTGCTTCAGCAAAATGAAGAGGCGCATGTTGTGAAATTGAATGATGAAAATGCCATTGCTTATGCGGTTTATGCAAAGCAAGGAGCTGCTTTTCGAAAAGGAGTGATTGCTGCTGTCAACAAACAAGCCACCTTCTTGGTGAAAAAAGATGGGCAGAATCTTGTCGTATCTGTTGCCGATCCTGATTTGAATATCTACGACGGTCAAGATGATTTATTGCCCGATGGTTCCCGTTGCGAATTGTCGATATACGAACGAGAATGGTTTTTCTGGAAAAGTAAATCTACGAAAGTACAGTTGACTTTAAAGGGAAATTGGAAGATCGAAAAGCAGTTGAAAGAAATGGAAACTGCCCAAGAAAAGAAGGCTAAGATTGTATCGGTAGACAAGAACAAAACCGTAATCGAGTTCGAGTGCAGAGATGGATTAAGTGCTGAGGTATTATTGGTTCAGTAA
- a CDS encoding BNR-4 repeat-containing protein — MKMIKAILSIVCFLLLTSNLFAQQKTITDDGAWCWFSAPRAIYKHNVADEIATGWVSEDGSIISAILNLKSGEKKIQNVSSKLDKDDHANPSFLELKNGDVLMSYAKHMDTVVRFHHLNKGETEFSSLIAKKVLNKEQFKLYPRKCVTYVNPFQLKKENGRIYCFGRWTGFKPNVMWSDDNGKTFSDARVFITNKPFQGGNRPYVRYYSDGQSKIHIVFTDGHPRNEKNNSVYYACYEKGAFWRIDGTKICDFDQLPFEPKEASVVYKATEQEGRAWVYDINADKKGNPVILYARYPKETEHLYRYAQYVKGEWIDHELCNSGKWFPQTQEGKVEKEPHYSGGMCIHPLEANTIYISKDVNGIFEIEKRVTSDHGKSWDITPITQNSKYDNVRPVVPQNMKRGDKTVLLWMVNEKYVHYTNYKTRIDYTLD; from the coding sequence ATGAAAATGATAAAGGCCATTTTATCAATCGTTTGCTTTTTATTGCTGACAAGTAATTTATTTGCACAGCAAAAAACCATTACTGATGATGGTGCCTGGTGTTGGTTTTCAGCACCAAGAGCCATTTACAAACACAATGTTGCCGATGAAATTGCAACCGGTTGGGTGAGTGAAGATGGTTCCATTATTAGTGCGATTCTTAATTTGAAATCCGGAGAGAAGAAAATTCAAAATGTGAGCTCAAAATTGGATAAGGATGATCATGCCAACCCTTCTTTTTTAGAATTAAAGAATGGCGACGTTTTAATGAGCTATGCCAAGCACATGGATACAGTGGTTCGGTTTCATCATTTGAACAAGGGGGAAACAGAATTTTCATCGTTGATTGCAAAAAAGGTACTGAATAAGGAGCAGTTTAAGCTGTATCCACGAAAGTGTGTGACTTATGTAAACCCATTTCAATTGAAAAAGGAAAATGGGCGTATTTATTGTTTTGGCAGATGGACAGGTTTTAAACCAAATGTAATGTGGTCGGATGACAATGGGAAAACATTTTCTGATGCGCGCGTCTTTATCACTAACAAACCATTTCAAGGCGGAAATCGACCATATGTGCGTTACTATTCCGATGGGCAATCAAAAATTCATATTGTCTTTACAGATGGTCACCCGCGGAATGAAAAAAACAATTCGGTTTATTATGCCTGTTACGAGAAGGGAGCTTTTTGGAGAATTGATGGCACAAAAATTTGTGATTTCGATCAATTGCCTTTTGAACCCAAAGAGGCATCGGTAGTTTACAAAGCGACAGAGCAGGAGGGAAGAGCTTGGGTATACGATATAAATGCAGACAAAAAAGGAAATCCGGTTATTCTGTATGCGCGATATCCGAAAGAAACAGAGCATTTGTATCGTTATGCGCAATATGTAAAAGGAGAATGGATCGATCATGAGCTTTGTAATTCGGGGAAGTGGTTTCCGCAAACTCAAGAAGGAAAAGTTGAAAAAGAGCCCCACTATTCGGGAGGCATGTGCATTCATCCTTTAGAGGCGAATACCATTTACATTTCGAAAGATGTGAATGGAATATTCGAAATTGAAAAGAGAGTAACTTCTGATCATGGAAAATCGTGGGACATTACGCCCATAACGCAAAATTCGAAATACGATAATGTACGACCTGTTGTTCCGCAAAATATGAAACGTGGGGATAAGACCGTCTTGCTTTGGATGGTAAACGAGAAATATGTTCATTATACCAATTATAAAACCCGAATAGATTATACCTTAGATTAA
- a CDS encoding LacI family DNA-binding transcriptional regulator, translated as MAKIRIKDIAEQAGVSVGTVDRVLHNRGEVAEETKTKILEIAKKNNYQPNLIARALTSKKQCVFASLLPTPTEEDIFWRRPLDGISEAAEELEQFQVVVKKYFFEHYNEQDFIVQTEAILKLNPAGVVFSPIFTKESLAFTKKLDKKGIPYVFIESKLENSNYLAYVGSDGYNGGRVAANLIDFGISKNADVLVVNLAKNLENVLHLNQRTQGFLSYFMDKGNNEGLKISIEIPKSKSDLIKEKLNHVLKQNKNIKAIFTTGSKVYKIARYLETNQLNDIILVGFDPIDQNIHYLNRGSINFLIGQHPYQQGFKAVKKLFEHVLLQHKISKDEYLPVDIINCESIKLYKA; from the coding sequence ATGGCGAAAATTCGTATTAAAGACATTGCTGAACAAGCTGGCGTATCGGTAGGAACAGTAGATCGTGTTCTTCACAATCGAGGTGAAGTTGCTGAAGAAACGAAGACCAAGATCCTAGAGATTGCCAAGAAAAACAATTATCAGCCTAATCTTATTGCAAGAGCCTTAACTTCAAAAAAACAATGTGTATTCGCCTCGCTATTGCCAACACCAACCGAAGAAGATATTTTTTGGAGAAGACCTTTGGATGGAATTAGTGAAGCTGCAGAAGAATTAGAACAATTTCAAGTCGTTGTAAAGAAGTACTTTTTCGAACATTACAACGAGCAAGACTTTATTGTACAAACCGAAGCCATTTTAAAGCTAAATCCAGCAGGTGTAGTCTTCTCTCCTATCTTCACTAAAGAAAGTTTAGCTTTCACAAAAAAGCTCGATAAAAAAGGAATTCCATACGTTTTTATTGAATCCAAATTAGAAAATAGTAATTATTTAGCCTACGTAGGAAGCGATGGATACAACGGTGGAAGAGTCGCAGCAAACCTAATTGATTTTGGCATTTCTAAAAATGCAGATGTTCTAGTAGTCAACTTGGCTAAAAATCTTGAAAATGTTCTTCACCTAAATCAGCGAACTCAAGGTTTTCTAAGTTACTTTATGGATAAGGGGAATAACGAGGGATTAAAAATATCAATCGAGATTCCAAAGTCAAAATCAGACCTAATTAAAGAAAAGCTAAATCACGTTTTAAAGCAAAATAAAAACATTAAGGCCATTTTCACAACTGGCTCCAAAGTCTATAAAATTGCTCGATACCTCGAAACGAATCAGTTGAACGATATCATATTGGTTGGCTTCGATCCCATCGATCAAAACATTCACTACCTGAATAGAGGAAGTATAAACTTCTTAATTGGCCAGCATCCATATCAACAAGGATTTAAAGCAGTCAAGAAACTGTTCGAGCATGTTTTATTACAACATAAAATAAGCAAAGATGAATACCTTCCAGTTGACATCATCAATTGTGAGAGCATAAAACTATACAAAGCATAG
- a CDS encoding glycoside hydrolase family 88/105 protein, producing the protein MRLNKFILLSLLLLFMLPGFSQSIKPEEVKKEMKRVADWQIEHFKDCFSGRDKAHHIADWTNGALYVGMQKWAAMADDDAYYNWLKNIGEEQNWTLHKRQYHADDHTIGQMYCELYRKYGDEKMIKATRKQFDFILYHPSQSKLNWRTPFHQDRWNWCDALFMSPPVWAQLYKITKEKKYLDFMLSEYKATTDFLFDKKENLYYRDEGYMGKLDNGTKIFWGRGNGWVFAGLANILKELDPKEKEYKYFLKIYKKMAKKLVEIQTPNGHWAMSLLGQEHYPTPETSGSSFFTFGLAWGINQGILDAETYEPVVRKAWNAMCNCITEDGMLGYVQPIGAAPGKAWPDKSEVYGTGAFLSAGSEVFKLYSK; encoded by the coding sequence ATGAGACTTAACAAATTTATTTTACTGAGCCTGTTGCTCTTATTTATGCTGCCTGGATTTTCACAAAGCATTAAGCCCGAAGAGGTGAAAAAGGAAATGAAACGAGTTGCCGATTGGCAAATAGAACATTTTAAAGATTGTTTTAGTGGGCGAGATAAAGCACATCATATTGCCGACTGGACCAATGGCGCGCTTTATGTAGGCATGCAAAAATGGGCTGCAATGGCCGATGATGATGCCTATTACAATTGGTTGAAAAATATTGGAGAAGAGCAGAATTGGACCTTGCACAAGCGCCAGTATCATGCCGATGATCATACCATAGGGCAAATGTATTGCGAATTGTACCGCAAGTATGGCGACGAGAAAATGATTAAAGCAACGCGCAAGCAGTTCGATTTTATCCTATACCATCCTTCTCAGAGTAAATTGAATTGGAGAACACCATTTCATCAAGATCGTTGGAATTGGTGCGATGCCCTGTTTATGTCGCCACCAGTTTGGGCACAATTGTATAAGATTACCAAAGAGAAAAAGTATTTGGACTTTATGCTTTCGGAATACAAAGCAACTACCGACTTTTTGTTCGATAAAAAAGAGAATCTGTACTATCGCGATGAGGGTTATATGGGCAAACTCGACAACGGAACAAAAATATTTTGGGGAAGAGGTAATGGTTGGGTGTTTGCTGGTTTGGCAAACATTTTAAAGGAATTAGATCCGAAAGAAAAGGAGTACAAATATTTCCTTAAAATTTACAAGAAGATGGCTAAAAAGTTGGTGGAGATTCAAACGCCAAATGGCCATTGGGCAATGAGTTTGTTGGGACAAGAACATTACCCTACACCAGAAACCAGCGGTTCTTCCTTCTTTACTTTTGGTTTGGCTTGGGGAATTAACCAAGGAATATTAGATGCGGAAACCTATGAGCCAGTAGTGCGAAAAGCATGGAATGCAATGTGCAATTGCATTACCGAAGATGGCATGTTGGGCTATGTGCAGCCAATTGGCGCAGCACCAGGTAAGGCTTGGCCCGATAAATCGGAAGTGTACGGTACAGGTGCTTTCTTAAGTGCCGGTTCGGAAGTATTTAAATTGTATAGCAAATAG
- a CDS encoding tetratricopeptide repeat protein: protein MNKDIENKIIEARKLEASEEFRSALEKYQEVVEEDKENVEALFKVGEMYHQLGELPAAMSAYFRVTDIEPDHKKAKVKVEMIKSIMDYFNPDLYNP from the coding sequence ATGAATAAAGATATAGAGAATAAGATAATCGAAGCAAGGAAGCTAGAGGCTTCGGAGGAGTTTCGATCTGCCTTGGAAAAATATCAGGAGGTAGTTGAGGAAGATAAGGAAAATGTAGAAGCTCTTTTTAAGGTGGGAGAAATGTATCACCAGTTAGGGGAGTTACCTGCAGCAATGAGTGCCTATTTTCGTGTGACAGATATTGAACCAGATCATAAAAAAGCCAAGGTAAAAGTTGAGATGATTAAATCGATTATGGATTATTTTAATCCTGACCTTTATAATCCTTGA
- a CDS encoding sulfatase-like hydrolase/transferase, translated as MRRNIVWGILTMFVLSFSGCGEVKEEAAPNVIFIFPDQYRQFSLGFWSQGDNAKYIHGTPDPVKTPALDKLANEGIVFSQAMSNFPLCSPFRGMLMSGQYPYTNGLTANCRKDREVGIKVDGKAMANVFAEGGYETAYFGKCHWQRTEPLFDEKGTYVGIEEAPGGHFVNRYDTYVPPGADRLGYRYFFQTLRDTHKDPLCYSNDPKAIKGIKDGDLYQPKRFSAEFEAEALLNYLDNSHGQRDTGKPFFITWALNPPHNPWTEESTDMTFFPQYTDHGDVKMDELLLRGNADKKVGEYAPYYFANVSAVDHFIGLVLEKLEKMGVADNTIIVFSSDHGEMLGSHGHKGKPFPENEAFNIPFIIKWGNKLKHRVEDVMLSTPDMMPTLLAMVGLEDKIPASVQGLNLADVIENPKSEKNAPNAVLYFDYNSRGLYTGDYTYVVTTSNTVDFKESFYYDNKKDPYQMNRIKGDDMDEKLVAKFNADLVKQLKAIDDKWSQNEICGDYLNY; from the coding sequence ATGAGAAGAAATATAGTTTGGGGAATTTTGACAATGTTTGTTTTGTCATTTTCTGGATGTGGAGAGGTGAAAGAGGAAGCAGCGCCTAATGTAATTTTCATTTTTCCTGATCAGTACCGTCAGTTTAGTTTGGGTTTTTGGTCGCAGGGAGACAATGCAAAATACATACATGGAACGCCCGACCCTGTAAAAACACCTGCCTTGGATAAGTTAGCTAACGAAGGAATCGTTTTTAGTCAGGCCATGAGTAATTTTCCATTGTGCAGTCCTTTTAGAGGCATGTTAATGAGTGGACAATATCCATACACAAATGGCTTAACAGCGAATTGTCGAAAAGATCGCGAAGTTGGAATTAAGGTAGATGGCAAGGCTATGGCAAATGTATTTGCCGAAGGGGGTTACGAAACGGCTTATTTTGGAAAATGCCATTGGCAAAGAACAGAACCACTTTTCGACGAGAAAGGTACTTATGTAGGAATCGAAGAGGCGCCGGGCGGTCATTTCGTAAACAGATACGATACTTACGTTCCACCAGGGGCAGATCGTTTGGGTTATCGTTATTTCTTTCAAACCTTGCGCGATACGCATAAAGATCCACTTTGTTATTCAAATGATCCTAAGGCAATCAAAGGAATTAAAGATGGAGATTTGTATCAGCCTAAGCGTTTTTCTGCTGAATTTGAAGCGGAAGCATTGTTGAATTACCTAGACAACTCACACGGACAGCGTGATACCGGCAAACCATTCTTTATTACTTGGGCATTAAATCCGCCACATAATCCATGGACAGAGGAAAGTACCGATATGACTTTCTTCCCTCAGTACACAGACCATGGAGATGTAAAAATGGATGAATTACTACTTAGAGGTAATGCCGATAAAAAGGTTGGGGAATATGCTCCTTACTATTTTGCAAATGTGAGTGCGGTAGATCATTTTATTGGTTTGGTATTGGAAAAGTTGGAAAAAATGGGTGTTGCTGATAACACAATTATCGTGTTTTCTTCCGATCATGGCGAAATGTTGGGAAGTCATGGACACAAAGGAAAACCATTCCCAGAAAACGAGGCCTTTAACATTCCATTCATTATTAAGTGGGGAAACAAGTTAAAGCACCGTGTAGAAGATGTAATGTTGAGCACTCCAGATATGATGCCGACCTTATTGGCTATGGTTGGATTGGAAGATAAGATACCAGCTTCGGTACAAGGTCTTAATTTGGCTGATGTAATCGAAAATCCGAAAAGTGAAAAGAATGCTCCGAATGCAGTACTGTATTTCGATTACAATTCGCGTGGATTGTATACAGGCGATTATACCTATGTGGTAACAACATCGAATACGGTTGACTTTAAAGAGTCATTTTACTACGATAACAAAAAAGATCCATACCAAATGAACCGAATTAAAGGTGACGATATGGATGAAAAATTGGTGGCTAAGTTTAATGCTGACTTGGTCAAGCAATTGAAAGCTATTGACGACAAATGGTCACAAAATGAAATTTGTGGTGATTATCTAAATTACTAA
- a CDS encoding family 43 glycosylhydrolase, translating to MRKLVLSLLVAILFASCAEKPSIAKTELATVCNPMNLSYRFRPDGESRREAADPTVIEFKGEYYLFASKSGGYWHSKDLAQWTFVLSNEIPVEDYAPTAIVLRDTIFMAISSKGNNKVYKSADPKSGKWLAVDDLDFPVEDPCFYQDTDEKLYLYWGCSNVKPLYVSEIDVNTFNVIGETKEVLNQNPAEYGWEVRGDYNTEYENAPWLEGCWMNKHNGKYYLQYSAPGTREKSYADGVYVADHPMGPFALAEHNPFAYKPEGFACGAGHGSTIEDAYGNFWHLGTISISVKHKFERRVGFYPAFWDEDGIMYSTTKYGDYPIAIPNKKIKSFEDIFPGWMLLSYNKKVSVSSTLDAYQASNINDENIRTYWAAATGDGSEWASIDLGEQYDVYAIQMNFAEQNTNLFGRLAGLRHQYVIEASNNNKDWAVLVDKSKNDNDNSHDYIQLSEKVSYRYLRVINIQVPDGSFAISGFRVFGKGSGAKPSAVKSLTVLRKKDRRAVDLSWNKSEHATGYNISYGNAKDKLYHNYLVYGDTAVTIRSLNSNQEYFFTIEAFNENGIVKSEALISRAE from the coding sequence ATGAGAAAGTTAGTACTGAGTTTACTCGTAGCAATTTTGTTTGCCAGTTGTGCCGAAAAGCCATCTATAGCAAAAACAGAATTAGCGACGGTGTGCAATCCAATGAATTTGTCTTACCGATTCAGACCCGATGGGGAATCGAGAAGGGAAGCGGCCGATCCTACCGTTATTGAATTTAAAGGAGAATACTATTTGTTTGCTTCGAAATCGGGTGGCTATTGGCATTCGAAAGATCTAGCGCAATGGACTTTCGTGCTTTCCAACGAAATTCCAGTCGAGGATTATGCGCCAACAGCAATTGTTTTGAGAGATACGATTTTTATGGCGATCTCCTCCAAGGGCAACAATAAGGTATACAAATCGGCCGATCCAAAGAGTGGAAAATGGTTGGCAGTTGATGATTTGGATTTTCCGGTTGAAGATCCTTGCTTTTATCAGGATACAGATGAGAAATTGTATTTGTATTGGGGGTGTTCGAATGTGAAGCCTTTGTATGTTAGTGAAATAGATGTGAACACCTTTAATGTAATTGGTGAAACCAAGGAGGTGTTGAATCAGAACCCAGCTGAGTATGGTTGGGAAGTAAGAGGTGATTACAATACAGAATATGAAAATGCACCATGGCTTGAAGGTTGTTGGATGAACAAGCACAATGGCAAATACTATTTGCAGTATTCAGCGCCAGGTACAAGAGAGAAGTCTTATGCTGATGGGGTTTATGTTGCTGATCATCCGATGGGGCCATTTGCTTTGGCGGAGCACAATCCGTTTGCATACAAACCAGAAGGTTTTGCTTGTGGTGCAGGTCATGGAAGTACAATTGAAGATGCCTATGGTAATTTCTGGCATTTGGGAACCATTTCCATATCGGTAAAGCATAAATTTGAACGTAGAGTGGGATTTTACCCAGCTTTTTGGGATGAGGATGGCATAATGTATTCCACTACAAAATATGGCGATTACCCAATTGCAATTCCAAATAAAAAGATTAAAAGCTTTGAGGATATCTTTCCAGGATGGATGCTTTTGTCTTACAACAAAAAAGTGAGCGTTTCGTCTACTTTAGACGCTTACCAAGCGAGTAATATCAACGATGAGAATATTCGTACTTATTGGGCTGCGGCTACGGGAGATGGTAGCGAATGGGCTAGTATCGATTTGGGCGAGCAATACGATGTTTACGCTATTCAGATGAACTTTGCAGAGCAAAATACCAATTTGTTTGGTAGACTTGCTGGTTTGCGTCATCAGTATGTAATTGAGGCTTCCAACAACAATAAAGATTGGGCCGTGCTTGTTGATAAATCGAAGAACGACAATGACAATTCGCATGATTACATTCAGTTGAGTGAGAAGGTAAGCTATCGTTATTTGCGCGTTATAAACATTCAGGTTCCCGATGGTAGTTTCGCCATTTCTGGATTTAGAGTGTTTGGAAAAGGTTCGGGTGCTAAGCCATCGGCAGTTAAGTCTTTGACAGTCTTACGAAAAAAGGACAGAAGAGCAGTTGATTTAAGTTGGAATAAATCGGAACATGCCACAGGATACAACATCAGCTATGGAAATGCGAAGGACAAATTGTATCACAATTACCTTGTTTATGGCGATACAGCAGTAACGATTCGAAGTTTGAATAGCAATCAGGAATACTTTTTCACCATTGAAGCCTTCAATGAAAATGGGATTGTGAAAAGTGAAGCTTTGATTTCAAGAGCTGAATAA
- a CDS encoding flavin reductase family protein, translating to MTKQHWRPGTMVYPLPAVMVSCGSTPEDYNIITIAWTGTICSDPAMCYISVRKNRHSYDIIKNSGEFVINLTTKDLAFATDWCGVKSGKDFDKFKEMKLTPGKSKEISAPIIEESPLSIECKVTKIIELGSHDMFMAEVVNVQADERYIDEKGGFSLAKSGPIAYSHGHYFELGELVGRFGYSVMKKKTKEKLQKK from the coding sequence ATGACAAAACAACACTGGAGACCTGGTACAATGGTTTACCCCTTGCCTGCTGTAATGGTAAGCTGCGGCAGTACACCTGAAGATTATAATATCATTACCATTGCTTGGACAGGCACCATCTGTTCTGATCCTGCAATGTGCTATATATCGGTTCGCAAAAACCGACATTCTTACGATATTATTAAAAATAGCGGCGAGTTTGTTATCAACCTAACAACGAAAGATCTTGCTTTTGCAACAGATTGGTGTGGTGTTAAATCGGGTAAAGATTTCGACAAATTCAAGGAAATGAAATTAACTCCTGGCAAATCAAAAGAGATATCTGCACCCATTATAGAAGAATCTCCTTTGAGCATAGAATGTAAAGTGACCAAAATTATAGAGTTAGGATCGCATGACATGTTTATGGCCGAAGTTGTAAACGTTCAAGCCGATGAACGATACATTGACGAAAAAGGAGGATTTTCTTTAGCTAAATCGGGTCCGATAGCCTATTCTCATGGTCATTACTTCGAACTAGGAGAATTGGTTGGGCGTTTTGGATACTCCGTAATGAAAAAGAAAACAAAGGAAAAACTACAAAAGAAATAA